One genomic segment of Melitaea cinxia chromosome 19, ilMelCinx1.1, whole genome shotgun sequence includes these proteins:
- the LOC123663031 gene encoding piggyBac transposable element-derived protein 4-like — MSEEPGSTKCFSSDNSSISGAKKRRKTIIDSSSDESDCSSEEAVYSQCNDEEDESDTSDSDLSIMDSRIAARRRQSALTSIRPDGSLHDEHSNMEDISEQMSTGRGSPSLIQDDGPFGEIPDHLLINTQETPSVSLLRSSAITPTFSEESHLSSESSIFPSHVAGHSSTSALPRSGDNNGQVAQNIDGQPSLQGATATWSSTGSMKTLEFTKAQELLVPVPSDPFETFLLFLNDDILDLIIRETNLNAERVLQQPGITDKSRITNWKELTREEFMTFLGLLLHTGTIRLNRLNDYWKTHWLFNIPSFRQYMSRNRFMLILRCLHFSSDPSDEDRLAKIRPIVDNFNTTMKNIYSPGKQLSLDESMVLWRGRLLFRQYIKNKRHKYGVKLYVLAEPEGIVLKFQIYGGAGEETSGEGHTQKIVLKLLHENLDSGHSVYMDNYYNSYDLAVKLLDRQTYCTGTLRKNRKGNPVDLGTVTLKKGENKSFFLNNVHIGKWRDKRYVLYISTEHDNEIMEVTNKRGQVLAKPSAIVHYNNFMSGVDLQDQMLAYYPCERKTMRWYKKLFIHVLQMSVANAYCLYNKFSTNQKVNLYDFRLSILEKLLPKKPVQLKVLQVEHKLTKIENVKLREKKEGRGTRTIREIVRKECKGCKQNKKRVATLYECKGCDGSPGFCTQCFCVFHS; from the coding sequence ATGAGTGAAGAGCCGGGTTCGACGAAGTGCTTTTCTAGCGATAATTCTTCGATTTCTGGTGCTAAAAAACGCCGAAAAACAATCATAGACAGTAGTTCGGACGAAAGTGATTGCTCAAGTGAGGAAGCTGTTTATTCACAGTGTAATGATGAAGAAGACGAGTCTGATACGAGTGATAGCGATTTAAGTATAATGGATTCGCGAATTGCTGCCCGCCGCCGCCAGTCAGCTCTTACTTCGATACGACCTGATGGCTCCCTTCATGATGAGCATAGCAACATGGAAGATATTTCAGAGCAGATGTCAACAGGACGAGGTTCACCTTCATTGATACAAGATGATGGTCCTTTTGGTGAGATTCCCGACCATTTATTGATCAATACTCAAGAAACGCCATCTGTTTCTTTACTGAGGTCTTCCGCGATTACCCCGACATTCTCTGAGGAAAGTCATTTATCTTCAGAAAGTTCCATTTTTCCTTCACATGTTGCTGGTCATTCATCTACGTCAGCACTTCCACGTTCTGGTGACAACAATGGGCAAGTCGCACAAAATATCGATGGCCAGCCTTCACTCCAGGGAGCTACAGCAACATGGTCTTCCACAGGTTCGATGAAAACCTTAGAGTTTACCAAAGCCCAAGAACTATTAGTTCCAGTGCCCTCTGACCCATTTGAAacgtttctattatttttaaatgatgacATTCTCGATTTAATTATACGTGAAACAAATCTTAATGCTGAAAGAGTATTACAGCAGCCTGGAATAACTGATAAATCAAGAATTACCAATTGGAAGGAATTAACACGCGAGGAATTCATGACCTTTCTTGGGTTACTACTTCACACCGGGACTATTCGGCTAAATAGACTGAATGACTACTGGAAAACTCACTGGCTATTTAATATACCTTCTTTTAGACAATATATGTCACGTAATCGGTTCATGCTAATATTACGATGCCTGCACTTTTCATCAGATCCAAGTGACGAGGATCGATTGGCTAAAATCCGTCCAATTGTGGATAACTTCAATACtactatgaaaaatatttatagtccAGGGAAACAGCTTTCTCTTGACGAGTCCATGGTGTTGTGGCGGGGACGGCTTCTCTTCcgtcaatatattaaaaacaaacgcCATAAGTATGGTGTTAAGTTATATGTTCTGGCAGAACCTGAAGggattgtattaaaatttcaaatatatggTGGTGCAGGTGAAGAAACTTCAGGAGAAGGACACACACAAAAAATTGTGCTAAAATTACTACACGAAAATCTGGATTCCGGCCATAGTGTATATATGGACAACTATTATAATTCTTATGATTTGGCTGTGAAGTTGCTGGACCGACAAACTTACTGCACTGGCACCTTAAGAAAAAATAGAAAAGGAAATCCTGTTGACCTTGGCACAGTCACCCTTAAAAAGGGGGAAAacaagtctttttttttaaataacgtgcACATTGGTAAGTGGAGAGATAAAAGATATGTGCTGTATATATCGACAGAGCATGATAATGAAATCATGGAAGTTACCAACAAAAGAGGCCAAGTTCTGGCCAAACCTTCAGCAATTGTTCATTACAACAATTTTATGTCTGGGGTCGACCTACAGGACCAGATGCTGGCTTACTACCCATGTGAAAGAAAGACCATGAGGTGGTATAAAAAACTCTTCATCCATGTACTACAAATGAGCGTAGCAAATGCTTATTGTTTGTATAACAAATTTTCAACAAATCAAAAGGTGAATTTGTATGATTTTCGACTTTCCATTTTGGAAAAGCTATTGCCAAAAAAACCAGTTCAACTTAAGGTACTACAAGTAGAGCATAAAttgacaaaaattgaaaatgtgAAGTTGCGCGAAAAGAAGGAAGGAAGAGGCACCAGAACAATTAGAGAAATTGTTAGGAAGGAATGCAAGGGTTGCAAACAAAATAAGAAGAGGGTGGCTACTTTATATGAATGTAAAGGATGCGACGGATCACCTGGTTTTTGTACCCAATGCTTTTGTGTTTTTCATTCATAG